In Uranotaenia lowii strain MFRU-FL chromosome 2, ASM2978415v1, whole genome shotgun sequence, one genomic interval encodes:
- the LOC129741298 gene encoding trypsin 3A1-like: MKQLIVIILGLIALVVSSPAEDFRRKSEIPSSGFIAGGVDADIADYPYQLSLRLDGEHFCGASVISGHWALTSAICTFRWQDEVERYALKGGSSNRLEGGVVFQVAQIEVHPEWNFMTYEYDVSALRTVENMIGGIIMAIPLDPAGTEHAHGSRAVLSGWGRVDPSNPNLPIILQRLDKPVLGQVECAAQFMGMIRDSMLCAGGESGRSACQGDQGSPLVTGGRQIGVYSFGEVMCIGHESGVYAKIAYPTIRSWITEVTGV, translated from the exons ATGAAGCAGTTAATCGTGATTATATTGGGATTGATAGCATTGGTGGTTTCCAGCCCAGCCGAAGATTTCCGGAGGAAATCTGAAATACCGAGTTCAGGATTCATCGCAGGAGGAGTAGATGCCGATATAGCCGATTATCCCTATCAACTTTCGCTCCGATTGGATGGGGAACACTTCTGTGGCGCTTCTGTGATTTCGGGCCATTGGGCTCTGACATCTGCCATATGTACTTTTAGGTGGCAGGATGAGGTTGAACGG TATGCCCTCAAAGGTGGTTCCAGCAATCGATTGGAGGGTGGTGTAGTTTTTCAAGTCGCTCAAATTGAAGTGCATCCAGAATGGAACTTCATGACCTATGAGTATGACGTAAGTGCCCTCAGGACGGTGGAAAATATGATTGGTGGCATCATCATGGCAATTCCCTTGGATCCAGCCGGAACTGAACATGCCCACGGATCACGAGCTGTACTCTCCGGATGGGGACGTGTG gATCCAAGCAACCCTAATTTACCCATCATTCTGCAACGATTGGACAAACCAGTTTTGGGACAAGTCGAGTGTGCGGCCCAATTTATGGGTATGATCAGAGATAG TATGTTGTGTGCGGGTGGTGAATCTGGACGTAGCGCCTGTCAAGGTGACCAGGGTAGTCCGCTAGTCACCGGGGGTCGACAGATCGGTGTATACTCCTTCGGAGAGGTCATGTGCATCGGCCACGAATCGGGTGTTTATGCAAAGATTGCCTATCCTACAATCCGATCTTGGATCACGGAAGTTACTGGAGTTtaa